The Bartonella australis AUST/NH1 genome contains the following window.
AATGTCTGGGCGGATGGTTTACGAATTTACTGGTTCAGCATGTCAGGGATATACAACACGTTTCCGTTTCGTGAACCGCCTTTACCTCGAAAATATGCCGACGCGTTTAACCGATCAGCAAATAACCAGTTATGAAACAGGTGACGGTCGTGAGTTTCGTTTTAGCGTTATAGAGAAAATTGGGCAGAGTCTTTCAAATGACGTCAGAGGAGCAGCTGAGCGCACTGAAGATGGAATTATAGTTGAGCTAAAAAAGCCCAAAAAGGGCGTATATAAGCTTGCTATGGCTGACTTTCCAATTATGCACTTGAAGGCCATAATTCGACAAGCAAAAGCAAGCCGTTATTTTTATTATGGTGCTATATTTGATGGGACAAATAATGCGAATAAAGTAAGAACAGAAAGTGTAGTCATCGGAGAAAAGAAAATATCGACATCTCACGCTGAAACGGAGAATTTGAGAAAGTTAGATGGAAAGAGTTATTGGCCTGTTACAGTTTCTTATTTCGATGATGAAAATAATAAAGGTGGTTTACCTGGTTATCGTACTAGCTTCCTTCTGTACGAAAATGGCGTTATGCGCGATTTGCGCATCAATTACGGAAATTTTTCAGTACGCTCAAAATTAGAAAATTTTGAATTGTTTGATGCTGTAAAAGATCTCGGTAATTGTGAACATTGAATGATGCGTAGAAAATGACTTGAAAAAAAATCAAATATTAGTATGGTAACTTTATTCCACACGCGGAATTTGGGCGTTTGCGGAGAAATTCAGCAAAAGTCCGCCGGTAGTAAGTTCACTTGCTTTTTCCGCGGAGGTCAAACCGGAAAGGATAGGACTATGGCATTGCCAGATTTTACTATGCGCCAGCTTTTAGAGGCGGGCGTGCACTTTGGCCATCAGACACATCGTTGGAACCCGAAGATGGCTCCTTACATCTATGGTCAGCGTAATGATATTCATATTATCGATCTTGCTCAGACTGTTCCGCTCCTGCATCAGGCGCTTAAGCTTGTTTCTGATACAGTTGCGCGTGGCGGACGTGTTCTGTTTGTCGGTACTAAGCGGCAGGCGTCCGATATTATAGCTGATGCGGCTGGTCGTTCGGCACAGTATTACGTGAATGCGCGCTGGCTCGGTGGTATGTTAACGAACTGGAAAACGATTTCTAATTCGATACACCGCTTGCGTAAGCTTGATAAAATTCTTGCTGCTGAAGCGCAAGGTTTCACAAAAAAAGAACGCTTGAACCTTGAACGTGATCGCGAGAAGCTGAATCGTGCGCTTGGTGGTATTAAGGATATGGGATCTGTCCCAGATCTTATATTTATTATTGATACAAATAAGGAAGGCATTGCTATTCAAGAGGCGAAACGTCTAAATATTCCAGTTGTGGCTGTTATTGATACTAACTGCGATCCCGATGATATCGACTATCCGATTCCGGGCAATGACGATGCTTCGCGTGCAGTTGCCCTTTATTGTGATCTTGTAGCGCGCGCTGCTCTTGACGGTATCGCTCGCCAGCAGGGTGCGATGGGTGCCGATTTAGGGGCTCAGGCTGATGTGCTTATGGAGCCTGTTTCAGAAGATGTGGCTCCGGATACTGATTTGGGAGGCCCTGCCGGTGCACTTGTTGAGCCTATTGTGAAAGATGCAGCTCCGGTAGCTGAAGGGGTTTAGGTGGGTATATCCTATAACCTGTTTCAGAGGACAGGGCTCTAGCTGCTGAGTAGTAGTTTGGAAGGCTTTTTGAAGCTTTATTTTATGGGGGGAATTGCGAGCGTGCACGGGGGCTATGCGCGCTCTTACTGTTGTAGAATTTAAAGAGGCAAACAAATATGAGCATTAGTGCTGCACAAGTAAAAGAACTTCGGGAATTATCGGGTGCTGGTATGATGGACTGCAAGGCAGCTCTGGAAGAAAGTAACGGTAATATGGAAGCCGCGGTTGATTGGCTTCGTAAAAAAGGGATAGCTAAAGCAGATAAAAAAGCTGGACGTATAGCTGCTGAGGGGTTAATTGGCCTTGCATCAAGAGGCTGTAGTGCTGTTTTGGTTGAAGTTAATTCTGAAACGGATTTTGTTGCGCGTAATGATATGTTTCAAACAATTGTACGTAACGTGGCTTTTGCCGCTTTGAATATAGAAGGTGGCGTTGAATCTGTTTCTGCATCTCTTTATCCAGGTTCCGAGAAAAGTGTTGAGGCAACAATTAAAGATGCAGTTAGTACAATTGGCGAAAATATGACGTTTCGTCGTTTAGCTAAGCTGTCTGTTAAGGATGGTGTTGTCGCCACTTATATCCATAATGGTGTAGCTGATGGCCTCGGTAAGCTCGGGGTTTTGGTTGCGATCGAAACTTCTGGGGATAAAGAAGCTGCTGCCGCTTTTGGTCGTCAGATTGCGATGCACGTGGCTGCAACTAATCCACTAGCATTGAGAGCGGAAGATATTGATGCGAGTGTTGTTGAGCGCGAAAAAACAATTTTTTCAGATCAAGCACGCCAATCTGGAAAGCCCGAAAATATCATCGAGAAAATGGTGGAAGGGCGCATGCGTAAGTTTTACGAAGAAGTTGTTTTGCTTTCTCAGGCCTTTGTTATGAATCCTGATATTATTGTTGATGCTGCTTTAAGGGATGCTGAAAAATCGATTGGAGCGCCGGCGAAGATCACTGGTTTTGTTCGTTTTGCGCTAGGTGAAGGTGTGGAGAAGGAAGAATCTGATTTTGCTGCACAGGTTACGGCGGCGGCAAAAGGGTAGCTATTTTTGAATTGTTTGGTGAAGATTTAAATTGTCTGTGAATATGAAAATGTAATTGTTTAAAGGGCATCACGTGGCAAGGTGGTGCCCTTAGTGTATCAAAAATAGAAAGTAGATACGCTTTTTTGGAGATTATTAATGACATTAGCTTCTAGATATAAACGCGTACTGTTGAAAGTGTCTGGTGAGGCATTAATGGGAGAACAAAATTTTGGAATTGATGTTTCAGTTGTAGATCGTATTGCCGCTGATATTGCTGAGGTACGGGCAATGGACGTGGAAGTAGCTGTTGTTATAGGGGGAGGCAATATTTTTCGCGGAGTTGCTGTTGCTTCACGTGGTGGAGATCGCGTAACTGGCGATCATATGGGGATGCTTGCAACTGCTATTAATTCTTTAGCATTGCGAACATCATTGACGAAATTAGGGATTGAGGCAGTTGTGTTGTCTGCGATTGCTATGCCGCAAATTTGTGAAAGTTTTTCGCAGCGTAAGGCTGTAGCTTATATGAATCAAGGAAAAGTCGTTATATTCGCGGGTGGCACAGGTAATCCATTTTTTACTACTGATTCTGCCGCTACTTTACGCGCAGCAGAAATTGGCGCAGATGTTTTATTAAAAGGAACTCAAGTAGATGGTATTTATTCCGCAGACCCAAAGGTAGATCCTACGGCCAAACGCTTTGATCAATTGACGCACGTTAAAATTTTACAATGGGGATTATCCGTTATGGATACAACAGCAGTGACTTTAGCGCGTGAAAATAATGTACCAATTATTGTATATTCTATTCATGAAAAGGGCGGTTTGGCTAAGGTATTGAATGGGACCGGACGATTCACAATAGTATCGGAATGAGTATAATCTGGGGGGCATAATTAAAGGAGACGGGAATATGAGTGTTACATCGATTATGGATGATCTGAAACGCCGTATGGATGGTGCTATTTCAGCTTTTAGACATGAATTAGGTGGTTTGCGGAGTGGGCGAGCATCAGCTAATTTATTAGAGCCATTGACGGTAGAGGCTTATGGCTCTGTTGTACCTATAAATCAGGTTGCAAATATTTCTGTTCCGGAAGCGCGGATGCTCTCAGTTTCTGTATGGGACAAAACTATGGTAGGAGCCATAGAGCGTGCTATTCGCGATTCCGGTCTTGGTTTAAATCCTATTGTTGATGGCGTGAATTTGCGCATTCCTTTACCTGAATTGAATGAAGAACGCCGCAGAGAATTAACAAAAATTGCACATCAATACGCAGAGCAGGCCCGTGTCGCTGCCCGCCATGTTCGTCGTGATGGTATGGATAATTTAAAAAAATTAGAAAAGGAAGGCGAAATCAGTC
Protein-coding sequences here:
- a CDS encoding cell envelope integrity EipB family protein, with the protein product MIKLLFISGLCSAFLCSAEAKESVFLAPHRAIYDLQLDDISNGTTILGMSGRMVYEFTGSACQGYTTRFRFVNRLYLENMPTRLTDQQITSYETGDGREFRFSVIEKIGQSLSNDVRGAAERTEDGIIVELKKPKKGVYKLAMADFPIMHLKAIIRQAKASRYFYYGAIFDGTNNANKVRTESVVIGEKKISTSHAETENLRKLDGKSYWPVTVSYFDDENNKGGLPGYRTSFLLYENGVMRDLRINYGNFSVRSKLENFELFDAVKDLGNCEH
- the tsf gene encoding translation elongation factor Ts, which produces MSISAAQVKELRELSGAGMMDCKAALEESNGNMEAAVDWLRKKGIAKADKKAGRIAAEGLIGLASRGCSAVLVEVNSETDFVARNDMFQTIVRNVAFAALNIEGGVESVSASLYPGSEKSVEATIKDAVSTIGENMTFRRLAKLSVKDGVVATYIHNGVADGLGKLGVLVAIETSGDKEAAAAFGRQIAMHVAATNPLALRAEDIDASVVEREKTIFSDQARQSGKPENIIEKMVEGRMRKFYEEVVLLSQAFVMNPDIIVDAALRDAEKSIGAPAKITGFVRFALGEGVEKEESDFAAQVTAAAKG
- the rpsB gene encoding 30S ribosomal protein S2, producing the protein MALPDFTMRQLLEAGVHFGHQTHRWNPKMAPYIYGQRNDIHIIDLAQTVPLLHQALKLVSDTVARGGRVLFVGTKRQASDIIADAAGRSAQYYVNARWLGGMLTNWKTISNSIHRLRKLDKILAAEAQGFTKKERLNLERDREKLNRALGGIKDMGSVPDLIFIIDTNKEGIAIQEAKRLNIPVVAVIDTNCDPDDIDYPIPGNDDASRAVALYCDLVARAALDGIARQQGAMGADLGAQADVLMEPVSEDVAPDTDLGGPAGALVEPIVKDAAPVAEGV
- the frr gene encoding ribosome recycling factor, with product MSVTSIMDDLKRRMDGAISAFRHELGGLRSGRASANLLEPLTVEAYGSVVPINQVANISVPEARMLSVSVWDKTMVGAIERAIRDSGLGLNPIVDGVNLRIPLPELNEERRRELTKIAHQYAEQARVAARHVRRDGMDNLKKLEKEGEISQDEAYNLSEKVQKLTDETIAYIDKILVTKETEIMQV
- the pyrH gene encoding UMP kinase, whose translation is MTLASRYKRVLLKVSGEALMGEQNFGIDVSVVDRIAADIAEVRAMDVEVAVVIGGGNIFRGVAVASRGGDRVTGDHMGMLATAINSLALRTSLTKLGIEAVVLSAIAMPQICESFSQRKAVAYMNQGKVVIFAGGTGNPFFTTDSAATLRAAEIGADVLLKGTQVDGIYSADPKVDPTAKRFDQLTHVKILQWGLSVMDTTAVTLARENNVPIIVYSIHEKGGLAKVLNGTGRFTIVSE